A window of Acinonyx jubatus isolate Ajub_Pintada_27869175 chromosome E4, VMU_Ajub_asm_v1.0, whole genome shotgun sequence contains these coding sequences:
- the GATAD2B gene encoding transcriptional repressor p66-beta isoform X2, with amino-acid sequence MDRVTEDALRLNLLKRSLDPADERDDVLAKRLKMEGHEAMERLKMLALLKRKDLANLDVPHELPTKQDGSGVKGYEEKLNGNLRPHGDTRTAGRPGKENISDEPVDMSARRSEPDRGRLTPSPDIIVLSDNEASSPRSSSRMEERLKAANLEMFKGKGIEERQQLIKQLRDELRLEEARLVLLKKLRQSQLQKENVVQKTPVVQNAASIVQPSPAHGGQQGLSKLPSRPGAQGVEPQSLRTLQGHSVIRSATSTTLPHMLMSQRVIAPNPAQLQGQRGPPKPGLVRTTTPNMNPAINYQPQSSSSVPCQRTTSSAIYMNLASHMQPGTVNRVSSPLPSPSAMTDAANSQAAAKLALRKQLEKTLLEIPPPKPPAPLLHFLPSAANSEFIYMVGLEEVVQSVIDSQGKSCASLLRVEPFVCAQCRTDFTPHWKQEKNGKILCEQCMTSNQKKALKAEHTNRLKNAFVKALQQEQEIEQRLQQQAALSPTAAPAVSSVSKQETIMRHHTLRQAPQPQSGLQRGIPTSARSMLSNFAQAPQLSVPGGLLGMPGVNIAYLNTGIGGHKAPSLADRQREYLLDMIPPRSIAQSISGQK; translated from the exons ATGGATAGGGTGACAGAAGATGCTCTTCGCCTGAACCTGTTGAAGCGGAGCTTGGACCCGGCAGATGAGCGAGACGATGTCCTGGCTAAGCGACTCAAAATGGAGGGGCACGAGGCCATGGAACGCCTGAAGATGCTGGCGCTGCTCAAACGGAAGGATCTGGCAAATCTCGATGTGCCACATGAGTTGCCCACCAAACAGGATGGCAGTGGTGTCAAGGGCTATGAAGAGAAACTCAATGGGAATCTCAGGCCTCATGGTGACACCAGGACTGCTGGAAGGCCAGGCAAAGAAAACATCAGCGATGAGCCTGTGGATATGAGTGCCAGGCGGAG TGAGCCAGACCGTGGGAGGCTGACTCCCTCCCCAGACATCATTGTTTTATCTGATAATGAGGCTTCCAGTCCCCGCTCCAGCTCCCGAATGGAAGAAAGACTCAAAGCAGCCAACCTAGAGATGTTCaag GGGAAAGGCATTGAGGAGCGGCAGCAGCTCATCAAGCAGCTGAGGGACGAGCTGCGATTGGAAGAAGCCCGGCTGGTGCTGCTGAAGAAGCTGAGGCAGAGCCAGCTCCAGAAGGAGAACGTAGTCCAGAAG ACCCCGGTTGTGCAGAACGCGGCGTCCATCGTGCAGCCATCTCCTGCGCATGGGGGACAGCAGGGCCTGTCCAAGCTTCCCTCCCGGCCTGGGGCCCAAGGGGTGGAACCACAGAGTCTGAGAACATTACAG GGTCACAGTGTCATCCGCTCCGCGACCAGTACCACCCTCCCACATATGTTGATGTCCCAACGTGTTATTGCACCAAACCCAGCCCAGCTACAGGGTCAACGGGGCCCACCTAAGCCTGGCCTTGTACGCACCACAACACCCAACATGAATCCTGCCATCAATTACCAACCG CAGTCGAGTTCTTCTGTTCCCTGCCAGCGCACAACATCCTCTGCCATCTATATGAACCTCGCCTCCCACATGCAGCCGGGGACTGTGAACAGGGTGTCCTCACCCCTGCCGAGCCCCAGCGCCATGACCGATGCCGCCAACTCCCAGGCTGCCGCCAAACTGGCTCTTCGCAAACAGCTGGAAAAGACCCTCCTGGAGATTCCGCCGCCTAAACCTCCTGCTCCCCTGCTTCACTTCCTGCCTAGCGCGGCCAATAGCGAGTTCATCTACATGGTGGGCTTGGAAGAAGTCGTACAGAGTGTCATCGACAGCCAAG GCAAAAGCTGTGCCTCACTCCTGCGGGTCGAACCCTTTGTTTGCGCCCAGTGCCGCACAGATTTCACCCCTCACTGGAAGCAAGAGAAGAATGGTAAGATTCTGTGTGAGCAGTGTATGACCTCCAACCAGAAGAAGGCTCTAAAGGCCGAACACACCAACCggctgaaaaatgcttttgttAAAGCCCTACAGCAGGAACAG GAAATCGAACAGCGACTACAGCAGCAGGCAGCCCTTTCCCCCACTGCGGCTCCAGCCGTGTCCAGTGTCAGTAAACAAGAGACCATCATGAGACATCATACGCTTCGGCAG GCTCCACAGCCCCAGAGCGGCCTCCAGCGCGGCATACCCACATCTGCCCGTTCCATGCTCTCCAACTTCGCGCAGGCGCCCCAGCTGTCTGTGCCTGGTGGCCTCCTTGGGATGCCAG GTGTCAACATTGCATACTTGAACACCGGCATCGGAGGACACAAAGCTCCCAGTTTGGCAGACAGACAGCGGGAGTACCTTTTAGACATGATCCCTCCCCGGTCTATAGCGCAGTCCATCAGCGGGCAGAAATAA
- the GATAD2B gene encoding transcriptional repressor p66-beta isoform X1, which produces MLEIHKSSVGLQTECGSRMDRVTEDALRLNLLKRSLDPADERDDVLAKRLKMEGHEAMERLKMLALLKRKDLANLDVPHELPTKQDGSGVKGYEEKLNGNLRPHGDTRTAGRPGKENISDEPVDMSARRSEPDRGRLTPSPDIIVLSDNEASSPRSSSRMEERLKAANLEMFKGKGIEERQQLIKQLRDELRLEEARLVLLKKLRQSQLQKENVVQKTPVVQNAASIVQPSPAHGGQQGLSKLPSRPGAQGVEPQSLRTLQGHSVIRSATSTTLPHMLMSQRVIAPNPAQLQGQRGPPKPGLVRTTTPNMNPAINYQPQSSSSVPCQRTTSSAIYMNLASHMQPGTVNRVSSPLPSPSAMTDAANSQAAAKLALRKQLEKTLLEIPPPKPPAPLLHFLPSAANSEFIYMVGLEEVVQSVIDSQGKSCASLLRVEPFVCAQCRTDFTPHWKQEKNGKILCEQCMTSNQKKALKAEHTNRLKNAFVKALQQEQEIEQRLQQQAALSPTAAPAVSSVSKQETIMRHHTLRQAPQPQSGLQRGIPTSARSMLSNFAQAPQLSVPGGLLGMPGVNIAYLNTGIGGHKAPSLADRQREYLLDMIPPRSIAQSISGQK; this is translated from the exons GATGGATAGGGTGACAGAAGATGCTCTTCGCCTGAACCTGTTGAAGCGGAGCTTGGACCCGGCAGATGAGCGAGACGATGTCCTGGCTAAGCGACTCAAAATGGAGGGGCACGAGGCCATGGAACGCCTGAAGATGCTGGCGCTGCTCAAACGGAAGGATCTGGCAAATCTCGATGTGCCACATGAGTTGCCCACCAAACAGGATGGCAGTGGTGTCAAGGGCTATGAAGAGAAACTCAATGGGAATCTCAGGCCTCATGGTGACACCAGGACTGCTGGAAGGCCAGGCAAAGAAAACATCAGCGATGAGCCTGTGGATATGAGTGCCAGGCGGAG TGAGCCAGACCGTGGGAGGCTGACTCCCTCCCCAGACATCATTGTTTTATCTGATAATGAGGCTTCCAGTCCCCGCTCCAGCTCCCGAATGGAAGAAAGACTCAAAGCAGCCAACCTAGAGATGTTCaag GGGAAAGGCATTGAGGAGCGGCAGCAGCTCATCAAGCAGCTGAGGGACGAGCTGCGATTGGAAGAAGCCCGGCTGGTGCTGCTGAAGAAGCTGAGGCAGAGCCAGCTCCAGAAGGAGAACGTAGTCCAGAAG ACCCCGGTTGTGCAGAACGCGGCGTCCATCGTGCAGCCATCTCCTGCGCATGGGGGACAGCAGGGCCTGTCCAAGCTTCCCTCCCGGCCTGGGGCCCAAGGGGTGGAACCACAGAGTCTGAGAACATTACAG GGTCACAGTGTCATCCGCTCCGCGACCAGTACCACCCTCCCACATATGTTGATGTCCCAACGTGTTATTGCACCAAACCCAGCCCAGCTACAGGGTCAACGGGGCCCACCTAAGCCTGGCCTTGTACGCACCACAACACCCAACATGAATCCTGCCATCAATTACCAACCG CAGTCGAGTTCTTCTGTTCCCTGCCAGCGCACAACATCCTCTGCCATCTATATGAACCTCGCCTCCCACATGCAGCCGGGGACTGTGAACAGGGTGTCCTCACCCCTGCCGAGCCCCAGCGCCATGACCGATGCCGCCAACTCCCAGGCTGCCGCCAAACTGGCTCTTCGCAAACAGCTGGAAAAGACCCTCCTGGAGATTCCGCCGCCTAAACCTCCTGCTCCCCTGCTTCACTTCCTGCCTAGCGCGGCCAATAGCGAGTTCATCTACATGGTGGGCTTGGAAGAAGTCGTACAGAGTGTCATCGACAGCCAAG GCAAAAGCTGTGCCTCACTCCTGCGGGTCGAACCCTTTGTTTGCGCCCAGTGCCGCACAGATTTCACCCCTCACTGGAAGCAAGAGAAGAATGGTAAGATTCTGTGTGAGCAGTGTATGACCTCCAACCAGAAGAAGGCTCTAAAGGCCGAACACACCAACCggctgaaaaatgcttttgttAAAGCCCTACAGCAGGAACAG GAAATCGAACAGCGACTACAGCAGCAGGCAGCCCTTTCCCCCACTGCGGCTCCAGCCGTGTCCAGTGTCAGTAAACAAGAGACCATCATGAGACATCATACGCTTCGGCAG GCTCCACAGCCCCAGAGCGGCCTCCAGCGCGGCATACCCACATCTGCCCGTTCCATGCTCTCCAACTTCGCGCAGGCGCCCCAGCTGTCTGTGCCTGGTGGCCTCCTTGGGATGCCAG GTGTCAACATTGCATACTTGAACACCGGCATCGGAGGACACAAAGCTCCCAGTTTGGCAGACAGACAGCGGGAGTACCTTTTAGACATGATCCCTCCCCGGTCTATAGCGCAGTCCATCAGCGGGCAGAAATAA